The genomic DNA attctattttttctatgggatttctctggtaATAATAATCTCTAATAATCGAAACTGGTTTATGTAAATCAAGtacttgataaaataaatttattggtaatttctAAATTGATAAGTTTGACAAGAGGTttaattcagtaaaaattcAGTCAAGTTTCTATCGAAGTCATCCCAAGTCCAACTTAAAGTcgtaataaatgaattttagaaTTGATACGGATTTACTAGACGAAAACTTGGAACAAATTCACGATTAAAGTCATATTTGTatcacgatctgagtttcgcgatgaaatttaaatcgaGATCTAAATTCGTCATgaacaacaaatttttttacacggggaACTAGCGGTCGTAggagagaattttttaaaaaaatgagacaaaaacaattttaagacTCATTCCAACCGTCAggtcgttttttattttttttttaaatataaaaatattttgaattcaatagaatcaaatttatgaaacaataaaacaaatttttttaaactcaatatTCGAATAATGAACGAGTTAATGTCAATCATCTATTACTTTTATCAGTGTATTCTTCCCTTTATGAAACTCAATGCGATTTTTTTGTCCAGTAGACTCATTATGAAACTCTTGGATAGTCAAattacttttaacaatatcGCGAACTTCAGTTAAATGAATATCTTCTGGATATGTTGCATCTCCaggcaataaataaataattccatCTGATAATTTCACTCGTatctaaaatcaaaataaaattatcagttACATTAATTAGTAATCGTAATTAATTCGTTATactatttgttaaataaacaattatttaaattatagtcACAGGTAAATTAAACAATGCGCCCTTTTTATTTTGCTCCATCGCATATTTCAGCAAATTATCCAACtgataaattttagaaattttgtatatttcGTATTGTTGCGGTGGTGCAAATTTAAATTCCCTCGATATATCAATCAATTCTCTAGGAGTATcccactataaataaaaatgtatgcatttattattaataatttaatattttgaaataaatattattaggGTTCTTATCCGTTTTTTCTACAATATGATTTAATTCTCCTCTTTATtggatagaatttttttcgatgtttattaaaactttgtaCAACGTTTCGTCAGTTTTCTGACACTTCCTCAGGTACTACAATTAAAACATACACAGTCAGTAATCAGTAATAATCACCACGTGTTTTTGAACTGGTTGAATTTAATctgacaattaaattattactgattactgtatattaattcaaattaattttataatttatttaattcgtaataaaattaatgaactgACTGTGTATGTTTTAATTGTAGTACCTGAGGAAGTGTCAAAAAACTGACGAAATGTTGtacaaagttttaataaacatcgaaaaaaattctgtcCAATAAAGAGGAGAAATgaatcatattttaaaaataaatttaattttttttactctcaaaTCTTCCATTTCCTTGGGATCGAATTCAGCATcaggtatattttttaaacatgcagtaaaaaaaatagtattaaaaCGTTTTCCATCAAGAAACGCTGGTGTTAACCAACTGCTCCATTCATGCAGTGACCATAAATCTGGATAACATTGTAATGATTCACACAATTCATAAAATTCAGTAGCGTTACtgtggactttttttttccatttaaccACTTGATCTTTTtcattaactaaaaataaatatattttattatttctactcattatacatttatactgaggctattaattaaattgattcttattatttattacttgtaAAATGGCGAGCGTgagatgaatttttatgattagATTGTGCAATTAAAATACCACATTCTTCAAATGTTTCACGTATTGCCGTTATCCTCAATGATACCTCCCGCGGTAATTCGTTCGCTGATTGTGGTTTAAAAATGATTGGCCTTGATTTAGACagcgatgatgatgatgataaattattgtaattattattaggaaatagggataaaaaattttcatcattaaaaccaaattttttgtataaatttttccattttaagTCTGCGTCAGCTGGTTCAACAACACCACCGGGAAATACATAATTACCTGGCATAAATGATGAATCTTTATGACGTTTTAAACAAAGTAATTTGAAGtcatactaaaaataattattatacaaatatttattaataataaaatatgtatatatacatatagaagACAGGGCAAAATGAGattgttgataaaatattgcaacggtgtaattttaattaaattcttctCTTTACTTTTTATTGGAGTTAaaggataattattattgcaaaCTACgatggagaattttttttttttttctgtcgattttcaaaataaaatgggagtgaaataaagaaattaaaatctttatgtgtgaatgtagcagacatcagacaaatttaaaattataaataaatggagtaaataattaataaaataaaatttttaaaaaatgcgcatttaaaaaattttcaaattaataagtgcattttttaaaattatttactctatttatttatgattttaaatttgtctgatgtctgctatatTTATACTCATAAAATCTTTTAgtgtaaaaattgaattaaaattattactaatttttgtattttgaataattggaTGCacgattaaaatattattaaattaaattaaaattttcaatgaacgCACGGAtgaatataatgaaaaaatatgtatgtagaatgagtgtgaatgtagcagacattagtcaaatttaatattataaataaatagaataaataatttaaaaaataaaatttttaaaaaatgcacgtattaattttttaaatgcgcattttttaaaaattttattttatcaattatttactttatttataaataattttgtctgatgtctgctacattcatacTCATTACGT from Microplitis mediator isolate UGA2020A chromosome 7, iyMicMedi2.1, whole genome shotgun sequence includes the following:
- the LOC130671129 gene encoding acyl-coenzyme A diphosphatase NUDT19-like; this encodes MKNWRDSASIILAANYKNNSVKKLGTNYDFKLLCLKRHKDSSFMPGNYVFPGGVVEPADADLKWKNLYKKFGFNDENFLSLFPNNNYNNLSSSSSLSKSRPIIFKPQSANELPREVSLRITAIRETFEECGILIAQSNHKNSSHARHFTINEKDQVVKWKKKVHSNATEFYELCESLQCYPDLWSLHEWSSWLTPAFLDGKRFNTIFFTACLKNIPDAEFDPKEMEDLRWDTPRELIDISREFKFAPPQQYEIYKISKIYQLDNLLKYAMEQNKKGALFNLPIRVKLSDGIIYLLPGDATYPEDIHLTEVRDIVKSNLTIQEFHNESTGQKNRIEFHKGKNTLIKVIDD